Sequence from the uncultured Flavobacterium sp. genome:
AAAATATCTATTAAATTCTAATGGATTAAATGTTCAGCTTAGAAAAAATGGTTTTTCTTATGATGTTTATGAAGTGAAGAAAACTCCAATCGTTCGTTCAGAAACTACAAAAAAGATTCCCTATAAAATTCCGGAGAAAGAAAAAGAAACCAAACCGGAATATAATTTAGACTATATTTTTCATAGAATAGACATTGACTTTGTAAATTCAAGTTCTAAAGTTGAATTAATTGCAGAACAAAAATCGAAAGACTTCGACAATTACTATAATGTTCCCAATAAACCGGAAGGAATTATTGATGTTCATCAATACAAACAAATTACCTACAAAAATATCTATCCAAATATTGATGTTGTTTTTTCGATTCCAAATGATCCTCAAAAAACTGTCGAATATAATTTTGTTATTCATCCAAAAGGGGAAATCTCAGACATTCAATTGAAATTTACTGGTGCTGAAACTGATTTAGTTGATAATAAAATCCAAATGAATGTTCGCTTTGGTAAAATGGAAGAAACTCTTCCAGCGAGCTGGATTGAAGAAGGAAATAGTAAAAAAGAGATTGAAGTTGGATATACTAAGATTAAGAAGAATGTTTATGGGTTTGCTTCATCGAATTCCCTAAATGGTAAAACTATTGTGATTGATCCTGTACCAACGAGACTTTGGGGGACTTTTTATGGAGATGAAACTGGAACTTCTGGTTCAAACTGGTACGAAGTTGATTTAACAACTGATTCCCTTGGCAATGCATATGTTTCAGGATCTACAATGTCGCAAAGCCCTTCTTATGCAACTTCTGGAGCACATCAAACAAGCGGAAGCCATCCGTATATCAATTCAATTACAAATGGGATTATATTTAAGTTTGACAAAAACGGCAATAGACTATGGGGAACCTACTTTGCTGGTACACAATTTGTTTATATTTATGGCGTAAAAACTGATTCACAAAATAATATTTTAATTACAGGCTATACAGGGTCAGAAACAAATATCAGTACCGTGGGATCTTTTCAGCAAAATTTAAGAGGATCTTCAGATGCTTTCTTAGTAAAATTTGATAGTAGTGGCGTAAGGCAATGGGGAACTTATTTTGGTGGTGAAGATAGCGATTATGCAACTAAATTGGATATTGACATTAATGATAATGTTTACATTGTTGGTACAACTTCCAGTAAAACAAATATCGCTATAAATAGTAATTTTCAAACTGAATTAAGTTCTCCAGCAAGTCCCTATGGGATAAATACAGACGCGTTTATCGCAAAATTTAATACAAATGGAAATTTAGCATGGGGGACTTATGTTGGAGGGGACGGAAATGATAATTTAAGTGCTATTACAATAAAAGATTCTTACTTAGTTGCTGGAGGGGCTACTAAAAGTACAAACAATATGGCAACTACTGGTGTTTTTCAGGAAAAACCGAACTCTATTTTTCTCGGAGATGGATACGTTTGTAAGTTTTCTTTAAACGGAGAAAGAATTTGGGGTTCTTATTATGGCGGCAGCTCACCCATGGAAGAAATTCGATCAGTAGCAATTGATAATGACGAAAATATTTATATTGGAGGGTATACTTATAGTAGCGATAACATTACCACATCTGGAATATTTGAAGACTCAAATGCAAATCTTTATAAAGGTTTATTAGCAAAACTAAATGCTCAAGGACAAAGAATGTGGGGTACTTACGTGGGAGACATTAACATTTCTTCAATAGTTTTTCAAAATAATTCACTTTACATTGGAGGTGGAAATATGGATTTTAGAACTGACTTAAAACTCACAACTCCCTGCTCTTATAAACCTAACCGAATTAGAACTCATTATGGATATGCGGGTAGATTTTCTAAAGAAGGACTTTTTATTTGGGGAACATATATTGGTAATGATAATACTTTAAAAATAGCTTTACATACTGACGGTGCAATTTTTGTAGCTGGATTATCAAGTTTCAATGATGATATTGCCGATGGAAGTTCTTATCAATCTAATATTTTGGGCGATAAAAATTTTTTTTTAATGAAATTTTCTGAAGATCTTTCCTTTAAAATTCCAGAAATTTCATCAAATTCACCATTATGCATTGGCAAAACGTTAGAACTTAAAGCTTCAGGAGGAACAAATTATTCATGGACCGGACCAAACGGATTTACATCTACAGATCAAAATCCAACAATTACAAATGCAGCAGCAATTAACAGTGGTGAATATAGTTGTTTCATTACAGGAACTGGCGGTTGTGACGATACCAAAAAAATCACTGTTGTAATAGGTGATATAGAAAAACCAATTCCTGATTTGGCGACTCTTCCAACAATAACCGGAGATTGTCACACAACAATAAATACAATTCCAACAGCTACAGATGCTTGTGCTGGAGCAATTACAGGAATAACAACAGATCCATTATCATATAGTTTGCCCGGAACTTATACTATTGTGTGGAGTTATAATGATGGAAATGGAAACATTTCGATTCAAAATCAAACTGTTACTATTACAAGTCAACCACTTCCTAGTGCCGATACTCCGCAAACTTTCTGTAGCATTCAAAATGCTACATTGGATAATATTGCTATTACAGGACAAAATATAAAATGGTACGACGCCGCAACCGCGGGAACATTATTACCAAAAACAACTTTACTTCAAAACAATGTAACGTATTACGCTACTCAAACAATTAGCGGTTGTGAAAGCGATAGATTTGCTGTAATCGCAAAAATTGAAAATACTTTGTCTCCAACTGGAGATGCAAATCAGCCTTTTTGTTCCGGATCAAATCCAACAATCGTCGATATTATAGTTACGGGAGATCTTCTAAAATGGTATGATGCTGCTTCAAACGGAACACTTTTACAAAATACAACAAGTCTTCAAGACGGAAAAACATATTACGTTTCTCAAACTGCAAATAATTGCGAAAGCCAAAGATTTGCGGTAACTGTTTCGGTAAAAAACACCCCACTTGCTCCTCTTGAACTAAATAGTCGTGCTTTCTGCAAAAATGAAAATGCAACTTTAAACGATATTCAAATTGATGGACAAAATTTAAAATGGTACAGTTCAAACATTGCAGCCAGCACTTTACCGAGCACTACTTTGCTGGAAAATAATACTACTTATTATGTTTCGCAAACTACAGGATGCGAAAGTGACAGAACTCCAATTTTGGTGAAAGTCAACGATACAAATTTACCGACAGCAAAAGCAGAACAACCTTTCTGTATTGATCAAAATGCCACAATTGCTGATATTAATATTCAGGGAACAGAAATTATTTGGTACGATGCAGCAACTGCAGGAAACATTTTGGCAGAAACAACCTTACTTGAAAACAAAACTTATTATGCAACACAAACTTTAAACACTTGCGAAAGCAAACGATTTGCTGTGACTATAAAAATTCAAGACACCCAAAACCCAATTGCCAACTCTCCTCAAACATTTTGTATTCAAAAAAATGCTAAAATAAACGATATAGATATTAAAGGAGAAAATATAAAATGGTTTGAAAGTCTCTCTGTTAATACTACTTTATCAGAATCAACTTTGCTACAAAACGGCATTACTTATTATGCTTCGCAAACAATAAACAATTGCGAAAGTGACAGAATTCCGGTAACGATAAAAGTTCTTGAAGCGACTACTGGCGACTGTATTAATTTTGTTGATGAGCTTCCTTTTCCAAAATTCTTTACTCCAAACAATGATTCATTTAATGATTACTGGACAATTGATTTTGCTTATTTAGCACCAAATACAGGAATCAAAATATTTGATCGCTACGGAAAATTAATCAAAGAATTAGTTACTAATGGTGTTTGGGACGGAAACTATCTTGGCAACCCGCAACCCGCATCTGACTATTGGTTTACTGTTACGAGATTAAACGGAACTGAATATAGAGGACATTTTAGTTTGAAACGATAAAAATTAATTAACCGCTAAGTTTTAATTTTACTTTACGCATAGAAAATACAAAGTTCGCAAAGCCATATTAAAAAAAGCTTTGCGAACTTTGTGTTTTTGTAAAACCGCGATCTAAAAAAACTTTGTGACCTTTGCGGTTAAAAATTAAAACTGATGTACTTTCTTAGAAATAACTAAAAATGAGATTAAAGAAATTAGAGCAGCAGCTGTCAAGTAAAAACCGACATAATTCAAACCATACGTACTTGCCAGCCAAATTGCAATCATTGGTGCAAAGGCTGCACCAAGAATTCCTGCCAAATTAAAAGTCAAAGAAGCACCAGAATAACGAACTGTAGTAGGAAACAACTCAGATAAGAAAGTTCCTAGCGGTCCATAAGTAAATCCCATCAAAGACATTCCGATGCAAACAAAAGCGGTTACTAAAACAGAATTTCCCGAATTTAGAAAGTAAGAAAAGAAAAATCCGAAAACAGCAATAGCCGCTGTCGTAATAATTAATATTTTTCTACGTCCGATTTTATCGGCAACTAAAGCCGAAACAGGAATAAAAAAAGCAAAAAACAATACCGAAAGCAATTGAATCAATAAAGCTTCTCTTTTAGTAAAACCTAAATCTGAAGTCGCCCAACTAAGAGTAAAAACAGTCATTAAATAAAAAACCAAAAAGGTTGTAACTGCAGACAATGTTCCAAAAATCAACTGATTTTTATATGATTTTAGCAAAGTAAAAAATGGGATTTTAACTTCTTTTTGTTCTTCTTTAGAATTTTCGAAAGCTGGAGTTTCGCTGATTTTTAAACGAATATAAAATCCAACAATTACCAAAAGTGAACTTGCTATAAATGGAATCCTCCATCCATAATCCATAAAAGCTTCACTACTCATGCTGTCAGTTAAAATTAAAAAAGTTCCACCTGAAAGCAATAATCCTATTGGTGCTCCCAATTGCGGAAACATTCCGTACCAGGCACGTTTATGTGGCGGAGCATTTTCGATTGCCAATAAAACAGCGCCACCCCACTCTCCTCCTAAGCCAACTCCCTGACCAAATCTACATAACATTAATAAAATTGGCGCAGCAATCCCGATACTTGCATAACCCGGTAAAAAACCAATTGCTATTGTCGATAATCCCATTGTTAATAATGCAACTACCAAAGTTACTTTACGTCCAATTTTATCACCGTAATGCCCAAAAACAGCAGATCCCAAAGGTCTTGCCAAAAATGCTATCGAAAACGTAGCCAAAGATTCCAGTGTAGAAACGGTGCTATTAGCTCCCGGGAAAAAAAGTTGAGGAAAAACCAATACGGCAGCATTGGCATAAATATAGAAATCAAAAAATTCAATTGTGGTCCCAATTAAAGAACCAAAAAGAACATGTCGCAAGGAATTTTCCTTATTAGGATTATTTTTCATGTAAGATAGATATACTTTTTTTAGTTGCAAAAATATAATTTCATTATTAATAATTCATCTTTACCAAAATAAGTTTCAAAATAATCCTGCTTTTTTAACAAATTACATGCACTTTCAATTTTACCAAACAACTTTAAAACAAAAAAATTAAAAACCTGATTACGGGACTTTTAAACTTAAAAACAAAAATCAAATCATAAGCAATAGTTAAAACCGTTTTTAACTACATATTTTCATTAAATTTACAGCTATCAAAAAATAAATTTCAAATTATGCCTACCGACTGTATCAGCTATCAAACTTCAGGATATTTCTCTAAGTTAATACAAGATTATTTAGATCAAAAATCAGAATTAAAACCGCTATACAATCATTTTCCAACTTTGGAAAACTTCGAAAAACAGATCACTGAAAAACAAGCTAATTTTGATAATGCAAACCGAATTCCTTTGGTTGAAACATTAAAAAAACAATATCAAAATATTGAAATTTCAGATTCAACAAAACAAAACATTGAGCTTTTAGCACTTCCTAATACGTTTACAATTACAACCGGACATCAATTAAATTTATTTAGTGGTCCATTGTATTTCTTGTATAAAATCATTTCGACAATTAATCTTACCAAAGAATTAAAACTAAAATATCCGGCGAATAATTTTGTTCCAATTTATTGGATGGCAACAGAAGATCACGATTTTGAAGAGATTAATTATTTTAATTTTAAAGGAAAAAAATTCCGTTGGAATAAAGAAAGTACCGGACCAGTAGGAAGACTTTCTACAGAAGGTTTAGAAGAATTTTTTGAAATATATTCGAAAGATTTAGGTTCAAGCACAAATGCTAATGTCCTGAAAAAAATATTTGAAGAAGCTTATTTAAAACATGACAATCTTGCTGATGCAACTCGTTTTTTAGCCAATAGTTTATTTGCAAATTATGGTTTAGTAATTCTGGATGCCGATGATACCAATTTGAAACGCCCTTTTATTCCTTACATCAAAGAGGAATTAGAGCAACAAACTTCTTTTAAAACTGTTCAGGAAACGATCTCAAAATTTCAAGATTATACCGTTCAGGTAAATCCACGCGAAATCAATTTGTTTTATATTGAAGATGATTTAAGAGAAAGAATCATTTTTGAGAAAGACAAATACTTTGTAAACAACACAAAGATTTCATTTTCGAAAGAAGAAATTCTACAACTATTAGAAAATAATCCAGAGAAATTTAGTCCAAATGTGATTATGCGTCCGTTGTATCAGGAAATTATTTTACCCAATTTATGTTACATCGGCGGAGGCGGAGAAATTGCTTATTGGTTAGAATTAAAATCTTTCTTTGATGCTGTAAAAATCACTTTTCCGATGCTTTTGGTTCGTAATTCTGTTTTATTAAATACTGAAAAACAAGCAAAAAAGGCAGATAAATTAGGTTTAAGCTGGGCAGATTTATTCACAAAACCTGCTGATTTAGTAAATACGATTACGCGTAAATTATCAGCTTTTCCTATTGATTTAACGCCTCAAAAAGAAACATTGGAAAAACAATTTGAATATCTTTACGAACTGGCACAACAAACTGATAAATCATTTACCGGAGCTGTAAAAGCGCAAGAAGTAAAACAAAAGAAAGGTTTAGATAATCTGGAAAAACGTTTATTAAAAGCGCAAAAACGAAAACTGGATAGTGAATTACAACGTGTCGCAGATTTACAATTCGAGTTATTTCCGAATCAAAGTTTGCAGGAACGTCAAGCTAATTTTTCTGAGTTTTATTTGGAAAAAGGTGAACAATTGATTCCGCTTTTAATTCAAAAATTAAAACCATTAGAAACAAATTTTAATATCATAACAATATAAAAAAACAAAAGATCTCGCCACGAATTTTACAAATACTCGCGAATAAAAATTAATGCTAATTCGTGAAATTCGTGGTAAAAAAATCCATTAAGCGGATCAATATGAATAATAAAGTAATAATTCTCAGAAACAAATAACCACCTCTTCTAAGATTATTGCCTCTCTAAACCAAATAGTAACTTTTAAAAACAAAAAATTAACCTATTTACCAAAATTATGACCAGAGAGCGCTTGATATCCTTGGATGTCTTTAGAGGATTAACAATTTTATTAATGACTATTGTAAACAATCCCGGAGATTGGGGACACGTTTACGCACCTTTATTACATTCAGAATGGCATGGCTGCACGCCAACCGATTTAGTTTTTCCTTTTTTTATCTTTATTATGGGAGTTGCAGTTCCTCTCGCAATGCCAACTAAAACTTGGGACGACACAACTTTCAACAAAATTCTTGTTCGTTCTCTTCGAATGTTCTGCCTTGGAATTTTCTTTAATTATTTTGCCAAAATTCAGCTTTTTGGACTCGACGGAATTCCACTTCTTATTGGTCGTTTGATTATTACCGTTGCTGTTGGTTATGCCTTAATGGGAAATTTCAGTTCTAAAGTCAAAAATATATTGGCTTTTTCGATTCTGTTTATCTATCTCTTTTTAGCTTATAGCGGTATTGAAGCCTATGAAAGCGTTCGTTTACCAGGCGTTTTACAACGAATTGGAATTGTATACTTTGTAGTTTCTCTTTTGTATTTAAAAACAAGTAAAAAAACACAAATCATCACCGGAATAATCCTATTATTGAGTTATTGGGCAATAATGACCTTAATTCCAGTTCCGGGAATTGGCGAAGCAAATTTAGAAAAAGGTACAAATCTAGCTTCTTGGTTAGACAGCGTTTTACTAAAAGGACATATGTATCGCGAAACTATAACCTGGGATCCCGAAGGAATTTTAAGTACACTTCCTTCAATTGTAAACGGAATTATTGGTTTGTTAATTGGTCAGGTATTACAACTTGAAATATCCAAAAACCAAAAAGCTACAAAAATTGCTATTGCTGGTATCGCTTTAATTATTGTTGGTTTAATCTGGAGTACAGTTTTCCCAATAAATAAATCATTGTGGACAAGCAGTTATGTTTTATACACAACAGGATTAGCAGCTACAGTTTTATCAATACTATATTATATAATTGACATTGCAGATTATAAAAAGGGATTCAAATTGTTTTTAATCTGGGGAGTAAATCCAATGATTGTATTTTTCTTTTCTCAGATTATTCCGCAAGCCTTAGTAATGGTTCAACTAAAAAATCCTGAAAATCCCGAAACTCAAATCAACCTTTTAAACTATTTGTACCATTTCGGAATTGCACCATTTTTTAGCAATCCAATGATGGCTTCATTAGCGGGAGCTTTAGTTTATGTAGGAATATGGTCTTTTATTTTATGGATTTTCTATAAAAACAAATTAATATTCAAAGTCTAAATTTTTCACCATATAAGTGATATAAGCTATTATAAGTCTGGGCGCGCAAACTTGCGCGCCTTTATTTTTTTATATACAAACCCATAAAGAGTTTACTAAAATGAACTTATATCACTTATATGGTTTAAAAAAATCATAAAAACATTATTTCTTACTGTTTAATTATGAATTTATTAAAATCAATTCATAAAAAAAGTATACTTTTGCACAAAATTAAAAATAAGCAATAAAATGGCAACAAATAGAACTTTTACAATGATTAAGCCAGATGCAGTTCAAAACGGACACATCGGTAATATCTTAGCAATGATTACTAATGGAGGTTTCAAAATCGTTTCATTAAAATTAACTCAATTAACTGTAGCTGATGCTCAAGCATTTTACGCAGTTCACTCTGCAAGACCTTTCTACGGAGAATTAGTTGAATTCATGTCTCGTGGACCAATTGTTGCTGCAATTTTAGAAAAAGACAACGCAGTAGAAGATTTCAGAACTTTAATTGGAGCTACAAATCCAGCTGAAGCTGCAGAAGGAACTATTCGTAAAGCATACGCAACTTCTATTGGAGAAAATGCAGTTCACGGTTCTGATAGCGACGAAAACGCTGCTATCGAAGGTGCATTCCACTTTGCTGGAAGAGAGCAATTCTAATTTAGACTTCTTAGATAGTTAGAATTTTAGACTAACTTAGATCTCTTAGAATCAAATAAATACAAAAACCCACTTCAATGAAGTGGGTTTTGTTTTTTTTATCTAATATATAATAATCTAAAATCTAAGTTAGTCTAACGTAAAACTACATCTTTCACCACGTCACGCCCTAATTCTTCATTAATCATCTTAACGATTTTCGATTTTCCGTGACTTAATTCTTCCCTCAAAACAGCCGATCCAAGTTCAACATACAACGTACTGCCTTTTAGCACAACATTTTTAGTATACGTGTTCACACCATTCCCCATCAACTGTCTCCACGCCTCTTTTACATCAATCTGATCCATTCCGGGCTGTAATTTATTTACCTGGATAATCTGTTGCAAAACAGCCCCAATCGTACTTTGATTATTTAGTCTTTTTGCCATCGTTTAATAAATTTATTGGTCCTGCTTTTTTATAATGATACTCTTTTTTCTCCTGATTTTTCACCACCAATTCCTTATCCGAAATCGAAATCAATTCCTCACTCCACTTTGCATAATCCGTTTTGTAATCTAAAAATACCTGATCATCCTTAAACCGAACCGAAACATTTTCAAAAGAATCACTCGTTAAAAAAGTTCCATCAAACTGCGGCATTACTTTCTTTCGAATTCCTTTATTGTTTTTAATTTCAAAAAAATCAAAGCTTTCATTCACACCATAATCCTTTTGTTCACCCTTATCAAAAACCACTTTTTCGATTTCCCAATACCCATTAAGTTTTGCAATATCTGCTGGTTTAATTTCCTGCTTGCAACTCACAAACAAGAGTGACAAAGCCAAAATTATAAAAGTGTTTTTCATAGTTTATTATATTAAAATTCAATTATTTCAATCTTATTTAGATTAGGAATCAGGAGCTATTTCCTGCTGTACACTATATCTTTTATGGCGAACCCCGCCATAAAAGGATGCCGCTTCCATCAGGGCTAGGGCTCTAATTTTCTAAATAGATTTTTGCGAACTACAAAGTTAAACTTATAAAACTCAAAAGAAATAAAAATATGCAAAACCAATTAAACTATTTTACATATTTTTAGTCAAAGCCTAAACCAAAACAAAAAACCCATGACTAAAACAATTTGTATAATCCTGACAATCTTTGCATTTGCAGGATGCAGTTCAGACCCAACTCAAACAACACCAACTCCAACTGAAAGTATGTATTTCCCTCCATTAACAGGAAACACTTGGAAAACAAAGTCCCTTACAGACCTAAAATGGAATCAAGCGGCCGTTCAACCACTTTTAGATTACTTAGAACTCAAACATTCTAAATCATTTATTATTCTAGTAAATGGACAAATTGTAATGGAGAATTATTTCAATAGCCATTCCGCAACTAACAATTGGTATTGGGCAAGTGCAGGAAAAACATTAACGTCAACCATGACCGGAATTGCACAACAAGAAAACTTATTAAACATCAACAATAAAGTTTCACAATATATCGGAACCGGCTGGACAAGCGAAACATTAGCACAAGAAAACTTAATCACCTGCAAAAGCCTTCTTACAATGACCTCAGGGCTTGATGACAGTACAGACGATGTCGATCCTGCAAGCTTAATCTACAAAGCCGACGCCGGAAAACGTTGGGCATATCACAATGTATATGTAAAACTACAGGATGTTATAGCAAAAGCAAGCGGACAAACCTGGTCAACATATTTCAATGCCAAGTTGAGAGATAAAATTGGCATGGACGGTAATTGGGTTCAACTTGGCGTTAATAGCGTTTATACCAGTACATCAAGAAGTATGGCGCGATTTGGACTTTTAATGCTTAACAAAGGAAAATGGGATAATACTCAAATTTTAAACGAAGCTTATTTTAATGAAGCAACAACTACTTCACAAAACATTAATTTGGGATACGGGTATTTATGGTGGCTTAACGGAAAAACATCGTATCATTTACCACAATCACAACTTACATTTCAGGGAAGTATAATTCCGACTGCGCCAAATGACATGTTCATGGCATTAGGAAAAAATGATCAGAAAATCTATATTGTTCCAAGTAAAAACATGGTAATCATCAGAATGGGAGATGCCGCTGACGATGCCAATCTTGCTTTATCAGATTTTGACAAAACACTATGGACAAAAATAAGCGCTTTGTATCAATAAAAATCTAATCATTTTTTAAGCAAATTAAAATTATTGCTTTTTATAATTATTAAATGAAATAAAAAAACTCATGTAATCAACGACTACATGAGTTTTTCTTTATATATAAAACAGAAAATATTTTCTTATTTAGTGCGCAATCTCTTTAACATTCCCATAAAAAAGAGAACCAATCCTACAATCAATAAAACATAATAAATAGACAAACTTTTGTCTTTTAATACATTTGCCAAAACAAAACATATAACACTTGCAAAATAAAAACTAACTGGCGTTATATTTTTTAAAGAAGAAAAACTCATTGAAATTATCTTAAAAGATTATTTAAAAAAACTATCCACAAACTCATACTTATTAAAGACTTGCAAATCTTCAATTCCTTCACCAATACCAATATACTTCACAGGAATTTGAAATTGATCTGAAATACCAATTACAACACCACCTTTTGCAGTTCCGTCTAGTTTGGTTACCGCAAGAGAAGTTACTTCAGTAGCAGCAGTAAACTGTTTCGCTTGTTCAAAAGCATTTTGACCAGTAGAACCATCCAAAACCAAAAGTACATCATGGGGAGCATCAGCAACGACTTTTTGCATTACACGTTTTACTTTGGTAAGTTCGTTCATCAAATTGATTTTATTATGCAAACGTCCGGCAGTATCTATAATTACTACATCGGCATTTTGAGCCACAGCAGATTGTAATGTATCGAAAGCTACAGAAGCAGGATCACTTCCCATATTTTGCCTTACGATTGGCACACCTACACGATCTGCCCAAACTTGCAATTGATCAATAGCAGCAGCACGAAAAGTATCCGCAGCTCCCAAAACCACATTATAACCCGCTTTCTTAAACTGATAAGCCAGTTTACCAATTGTAGTTGTTTTACCAACTCCATTGACACCAACCACCATTAAAACATATGGTTTTTTATCTTTTGGAATTTCAAATTCTGTTGCTTCACCAGTGTTCGTTTCAGATAATAAAGCTCCTATTTCTTCACGAAGGATTTGGTTCAACTCCTCTGTTCCTAAATATTTGTCTTCAGCAACACGTTTTTCAATTCTTGAAATTACTTTCAGAGTTGTATTTACACCAACATCAGAAGCAACCAGAATTTCTTCCAGATCATCCAAAACATCGTCATCGACTTTAGATTTACCAGCAACGGCTTTACTTAACTTTGAGAAAAAGGTAGTTTTTGATTTTTCAAGACCTTTGTCCAAAGTCTCTTTTTTATCAGTAGAGAATAATTTTTTAAAAAAACTCATTTTTTATAGATTGTTAGTTTTTTAGATTAATTCGATTTTCCAATCTATTTAATCTTTAATATCTAAAGAAACCCGAAATTACGCATGCTTCTTTAAATTTTAGACAAATATAAAAAATAAAAAAGCTACTTCCGAATGAAAGTAGCTTTTCTATATAATGTGATTGTAATTATTTCTTTTTCAAGAATTCATCAACTTCTTCAGGAGCCATAATAGATTCTACGAATGTATATGCACCAGTTTTAGGAGATTTCACCATTTTGATGGCTTTTGATAATCTCTTAGAAGATGTTTGTAACGATGCTACGGTTTTCTTTGCCATGATTCAAATGTTATTTGAAGTTTTATAAAACTCTAATGGCAAAACCACCGAGCACTATAAAAGCTCTAATTATTACTTAATTTCTTTGTGAACAGTTACGCGTTTCAAGATTGGATTAAATTTTTTAATCTCTAATCTATCCGGAGTATTTTTTTTGTTCTTAGTTGTAATATATCTAGAAGTTCCTGCTACACCAGAAGTCTTGTGCTCAGTACATTCTAAAATTACCTGGATTCTATTACCTTTCTTTGCCATCTTGCTATATATTTATTTAGGAAAAGATTATTTGATAAATCCTTCTGACTGAGCTTTTTTCAAAACCGCAGTGATTCCATTTTTATTAATTGTTTTTATCGTAGATGCTGCTACTCTAAGAGTAATCCATCTATCTTCTTCTGGAAGATAAAAACGCTTTTTAACTAAGTTTACAGA
This genomic interval carries:
- a CDS encoding T9SS type B sorting domain-containing protein; the protein is MKHKLLLFFFIITIQLFSQTKNQSIGFKENKGQIIDQKGKSNSAVKYLLNSNGLNVQLRKNGFSYDVYEVKKTPIVRSETTKKIPYKIPEKEKETKPEYNLDYIFHRIDIDFVNSSSKVELIAEQKSKDFDNYYNVPNKPEGIIDVHQYKQITYKNIYPNIDVVFSIPNDPQKTVEYNFVIHPKGEISDIQLKFTGAETDLVDNKIQMNVRFGKMEETLPASWIEEGNSKKEIEVGYTKIKKNVYGFASSNSLNGKTIVIDPVPTRLWGTFYGDETGTSGSNWYEVDLTTDSLGNAYVSGSTMSQSPSYATSGAHQTSGSHPYINSITNGIIFKFDKNGNRLWGTYFAGTQFVYIYGVKTDSQNNILITGYTGSETNISTVGSFQQNLRGSSDAFLVKFDSSGVRQWGTYFGGEDSDYATKLDIDINDNVYIVGTTSSKTNIAINSNFQTELSSPASPYGINTDAFIAKFNTNGNLAWGTYVGGDGNDNLSAITIKDSYLVAGGATKSTNNMATTGVFQEKPNSIFLGDGYVCKFSLNGERIWGSYYGGSSPMEEIRSVAIDNDENIYIGGYTYSSDNITTSGIFEDSNANLYKGLLAKLNAQGQRMWGTYVGDINISSIVFQNNSLYIGGGNMDFRTDLKLTTPCSYKPNRIRTHYGYAGRFSKEGLFIWGTYIGNDNTLKIALHTDGAIFVAGLSSFNDDIADGSSYQSNILGDKNFFLMKFSEDLSFKIPEISSNSPLCIGKTLELKASGGTNYSWTGPNGFTSTDQNPTITNAAAINSGEYSCFITGTGGCDDTKKITVVIGDIEKPIPDLATLPTITGDCHTTINTIPTATDACAGAITGITTDPLSYSLPGTYTIVWSYNDGNGNISIQNQTVTITSQPLPSADTPQTFCSIQNATLDNIAITGQNIKWYDAATAGTLLPKTTLLQNNVTYYATQTISGCESDRFAVIAKIENTLSPTGDANQPFCSGSNPTIVDIIVTGDLLKWYDAASNGTLLQNTTSLQDGKTYYVSQTANNCESQRFAVTVSVKNTPLAPLELNSRAFCKNENATLNDIQIDGQNLKWYSSNIAASTLPSTTLLENNTTYYVSQTTGCESDRTPILVKVNDTNLPTAKAEQPFCIDQNATIADINIQGTEIIWYDAATAGNILAETTLLENKTYYATQTLNTCESKRFAVTIKIQDTQNPIANSPQTFCIQKNAKINDIDIKGENIKWFESLSVNTTLSESTLLQNGITYYASQTINNCESDRIPVTIKVLEATTGDCINFVDELPFPKFFTPNNDSFNDYWTIDFAYLAPNTGIKIFDRYGKLIKELVTNGVWDGNYLGNPQPASDYWFTVTRLNGTEYRGHFSLKR
- a CDS encoding MFS transporter, whose amino-acid sequence is MKNNPNKENSLRHVLFGSLIGTTIEFFDFYIYANAAVLVFPQLFFPGANSTVSTLESLATFSIAFLARPLGSAVFGHYGDKIGRKVTLVVALLTMGLSTIAIGFLPGYASIGIAAPILLMLCRFGQGVGLGGEWGGAVLLAIENAPPHKRAWYGMFPQLGAPIGLLLSGGTFLILTDSMSSEAFMDYGWRIPFIASSLLVIVGFYIRLKISETPAFENSKEEQKEVKIPFFTLLKSYKNQLIFGTLSAVTTFLVFYLMTVFTLSWATSDLGFTKREALLIQLLSVLFFAFFIPVSALVADKIGRRKILIITTAAIAVFGFFFSYFLNSGNSVLVTAFVCIGMSLMGFTYGPLGTFLSELFPTTVRYSGASLTFNLAGILGAAFAPMIAIWLASTYGLNYVGFYLTAAALISLISFLVISKKVHQF
- the bshC gene encoding bacillithiol biosynthesis cysteine-adding enzyme BshC, producing MPTDCISYQTSGYFSKLIQDYLDQKSELKPLYNHFPTLENFEKQITEKQANFDNANRIPLVETLKKQYQNIEISDSTKQNIELLALPNTFTITTGHQLNLFSGPLYFLYKIISTINLTKELKLKYPANNFVPIYWMATEDHDFEEINYFNFKGKKFRWNKESTGPVGRLSTEGLEEFFEIYSKDLGSSTNANVLKKIFEEAYLKHDNLADATRFLANSLFANYGLVILDADDTNLKRPFIPYIKEELEQQTSFKTVQETISKFQDYTVQVNPREINLFYIEDDLRERIIFEKDKYFVNNTKISFSKEEILQLLENNPEKFSPNVIMRPLYQEIILPNLCYIGGGGEIAYWLELKSFFDAVKITFPMLLVRNSVLLNTEKQAKKADKLGLSWADLFTKPADLVNTITRKLSAFPIDLTPQKETLEKQFEYLYELAQQTDKSFTGAVKAQEVKQKKGLDNLEKRLLKAQKRKLDSELQRVADLQFELFPNQSLQERQANFSEFYLEKGEQLIPLLIQKLKPLETNFNIITI